A genomic segment from Nodularia sphaerocarpa UHCC 0038 encodes:
- a CDS encoding tetratricopeptide repeat protein has translation MSVNDTTHPNNFTWNRQVYHRLKLALSLGLRRQVFFAVSDNLHLRNQVAARLHSTLAYPVGQVLYKPVDGHETSTPAYPRLVTLRLNLSDPNPIEHINQWLANYPPPIVGASKDTNGRTLPIPIFQIVGAEQLTKQPVAIQRLFLHYLRLSEENFSSPESSQFLESSVLLWVSRPWLSAIQQSAPQFWRWRTGVFVFAGEPTPMTQNQGSSSSRNWDLEDIEQSVLDESVIEAELEASSANGLKFGDDFDFRVESPRNHPGKEPKAWPLTSELLKTGTQQQKSTVISSQGDSLSQLSLSHLSKELTELIIPMLNATMAEDGEDNQQPQQILLEIEELHSQQASKEVLATAYHQLGNLYRLRIEQGKSSLENLMVAILAYQEAIAYDETSPQLPDILNDLGTLYWMLYRAPHNSGDGKAYIEQGIEFYHLALKLISPQDKPETYARVQNNLGTAYGDLARFANPSENWQQAVLAYTEALRYRTADIEPLKYAACQNNLGTAYWHLGQYNQPVVHLHKAIASYSQALGHYNPEQEPLKYGMIQNNIGTAYWNLAQYEEEPAQNLQLAIDVYREALKYRTPANVPSACAATQNNLGTAYWHLANLSQTSKELRQKLLQLSIDAYDEAIALAHSLGATALSFDLFAAHNNLALAHYQLVTDNYFHGDKTAISQHLEAALHNHLQALNGFSQKSEAYQTTFTYVVKIIRTFHSELGIQGQNLALSKVPGHLLPDVLPKL, from the coding sequence ATGAGCGTGAATGATACTACACACCCCAATAATTTTACTTGGAATCGACAAGTATATCATCGTCTAAAACTTGCCCTCAGTCTTGGTTTAAGAAGACAAGTTTTTTTTGCTGTTAGTGATAATTTACACTTAAGAAATCAAGTGGCTGCGCGTTTGCACTCTACTTTAGCTTATCCAGTGGGGCAAGTGCTATATAAACCTGTGGATGGTCATGAAACTAGCACTCCAGCTTATCCGCGATTAGTCACTTTGAGGTTAAATTTAAGTGATCCCAATCCCATAGAGCATATAAATCAATGGCTAGCTAATTATCCCCCACCAATTGTTGGTGCATCAAAAGATACAAATGGAAGAACCTTACCAATACCGATATTTCAGATTGTAGGTGCTGAACAGTTAACGAAGCAACCAGTCGCGATACAGCGTTTATTTTTACACTATCTGCGCTTAAGTGAGGAAAATTTTTCTAGTCCAGAGTCGAGTCAGTTTCTAGAATCCAGCGTGCTGTTATGGGTATCACGTCCTTGGTTGTCAGCCATTCAGCAGTCAGCACCACAGTTTTGGCGTTGGCGTACTGGTGTGTTTGTGTTTGCGGGGGAACCGACACCAATGACACAAAATCAAGGTTCTTCCAGTTCGAGAAATTGGGATTTAGAAGATATTGAGCAATCTGTTCTGGATGAATCAGTTATTGAAGCAGAACTTGAAGCCTCGTCTGCTAATGGCTTAAAATTTGGAGATGACTTTGACTTTCGGGTGGAATCACCAAGGAATCATCCAGGTAAAGAACCAAAAGCTTGGCCTTTAACTTCGGAATTATTGAAGACTGGAACGCAGCAACAGAAATCCACTGTTATATCGAGTCAAGGTGATAGTCTATCGCAGTTGTCGTTGTCTCATCTGAGCAAGGAGTTAACTGAGCTAATCATACCAATGCTCAACGCGACGATGGCTGAAGATGGAGAGGATAACCAACAACCGCAGCAAATTCTGTTAGAGATTGAAGAACTACACTCACAACAAGCCTCAAAAGAGGTATTGGCGACAGCCTATCATCAGTTAGGAAATTTATATCGCCTGCGGATTGAACAGGGAAAGTCAAGTCTAGAAAATTTGATGGTGGCAATTCTCGCTTATCAGGAGGCGATCGCCTACGATGAAACATCACCCCAACTACCTGATATTTTAAACGACTTGGGGACACTTTATTGGATGCTGTACCGCGCTCCCCATAATTCAGGGGATGGGAAAGCTTATATAGAGCAGGGAATTGAATTTTATCATTTGGCTTTAAAGCTGATATCTCCTCAAGACAAGCCAGAAACTTATGCGCGGGTACAAAATAATCTAGGTACTGCTTATGGTGATTTAGCTCGTTTTGCTAATCCATCGGAAAATTGGCAACAAGCAGTATTAGCTTACACTGAAGCCCTGCGGTATCGTACAGCCGACATAGAACCGCTCAAGTATGCTGCTTGTCAAAATAATTTAGGTACTGCTTACTGGCATTTAGGGCAGTACAATCAGCCAGTGGTGCATTTGCACAAGGCGATCGCATCATACAGTCAAGCGTTGGGTCACTACAACCCCGAACAGGAACCGTTGAAATATGGGATGATTCAAAATAATATCGGCACTGCCTATTGGAATTTGGCACAATACGAGGAAGAGCCGGCACAAAATCTGCAACTAGCCATTGATGTTTACCGCGAAGCTTTAAAATATCGCACTCCAGCTAATGTTCCCAGCGCCTGTGCTGCGACACAAAATAATCTGGGTACTGCCTATTGGCATTTAGCAAACTTATCTCAAACAAGTAAAGAGTTACGACAAAAATTATTACAATTGTCTATAGACGCTTATGATGAAGCTATTGCCTTGGCTCACTCTCTTGGCGCTACAGCTTTAAGTTTTGATTTGTTTGCTGCTCACAATAATTTGGCATTAGCTCATTATCAGCTAGTAACAGATAATTATTTTCATGGTGACAAAACGGCAATTTCGCAACATTTAGAAGCAGCATTACATAATCATTTGCAAGCCTTAAATGGATTCAGCCAAAAATCAGAGGCTTATCAAACAACTTTCACTTATGTGGTGAAAATAATTCGTACTTTCCACAGTGAATTGGGGATACAGGGACAAAATTTGGCTTTGTCTAAGGTTCCAGGTCATTTGTTACCGGACGTTTTACCTAAGTTGTAG
- the psb34 gene encoding photosystem II assembly protein Psb34: MPYTNEEGGRLNNFAREPKVYQAEPPTNQQKITYIFLGLAGAGLVAGLIFVAFSVSHVG, encoded by the coding sequence ATGCCCTATACAAATGAAGAAGGCGGTCGTCTGAACAATTTTGCTAGAGAACCAAAGGTTTATCAAGCAGAACCTCCGACAAACCAGCAAAAAATTACCTATATTTTCTTAGGACTCGCTGGCGCAGGTTTGGTTGCTGGTTTAATTTTTGTTGCCTTCTCTGTTTCTCATGTCGGTTGA